From the Thermosynechococcus sp. genome, the window CCACTGGGACATTGCGTACTACCACTCGCCGCTGCACCAAATCTATTTGCAACTCACCTAGGTTCAAGATGCTGGGTAAACAGGGGCGTGCTCGCCGTCCCAAGGCCTCGACGCGGGCAAGAAACTCCTGCATCCCAAAGGGCTTGGCCAAATAATCATCGGCGCCTGCCCGCAGCGCCGTCACCACCTCCGCTTCATTCTCACGGGCGGAAAGGACTAAAATCAAAACGGGGCTTTGATGGTGGAGCCAGCGGCATAATTCCAAGCCGTTTCCCTCATTTAAGTCCAGATCGAGAACAACTAAATCGGGATGGCGCAGTTGAAACACCTCCTGTCCCTGTTGACAGCCACTGGCAAGGTGAACAATGTGCCCCACTTGTTGTAGGTGCCAGCCAAGGAGGGAACGCAGGTGGGGGTTGCTTTCAATAATTTCAATGTGCATCAACATGAATACATCCCCACAACAAGATGTGGTTCTACATTTCTGGGAGACTTTGGCAGAAGGTGCAACAGGATGGCAGTATCTGAATGAATTGGATGCTAATTTAGCAAATCTAATACCCAGTATTTCGTAACGAATAATACTTTAGGGTTTTTTCTTGTTCCCACAATAGAAAATTCTTACCCCTTCTCTAGTGACAAAATTCTAGTGACAAAATGAAGTGGGGTTTCTAAACAAGGGATATGGCTGTGCCCATTCTCAAGCTCTTAGGGGCTGATGGTTCACAACAGCAAATTCAACTGGGGCGCGATCGCCTGAGCATTGGTACTGACCCCCAAAGCCAAGTGATTCTCGTCGGCGAGGGGATTTCCCGCCACCATGCCTTGATTCTTCGCACCGAAACAGGCTACCAAGTGGCGGATCTCGGGAGCGCCAGTGGCACTTTTTTGAATGGCACAAAGCTGCGGCCCCGCACCCCTGTGGTTCTCAAGGCGGGCGATCGCCTACGAATTGGTGACTTTGAAGCCATTTTCGAGCCAGATGGCGTGACAACAACGGAACTGCCGGGCACGGTCGTGATGGGGGCTGCGAGTACCCCTATTTTGCAGGTGGCCACGCCTCACTGGTTGCAGGAGTTTCCGCTGCTCAAGGAGGAACTGATTCTCGGTCGGGATCCGAAGGCAGACATTACCATTGACCATCCCTTTGTGTCCTTTCACCATGCCAAGCTGGTGCGATCGGCGGATCACTACAAAATCATTGACTTGGGCAGCAAGAATGGCCTTCACTGGCGCGGCACAACGATTAGCGAACATACCTTGGCACCGGGAGATGTCATTCATGTGGGGGAATCTCTGCGCCTCACATATCTGTTGATGCCTGCCACGGAGGTTGTTGAGCAAACTCGCCCCCTCCAACTGCGCGATCGCCAGCGGGTTCGGATTGGCCGCGATCCCAGCAATGATATGGTGCTGGATCATCCCGTTGTCTCACGGTTCCACGCTCGCCTCTATCTCCAAGAGGGACAGTGGTACATCGTCGATCTCGACTCCGCCAACGGCACCTTTGTCAACAACCGGCGCCTTGACCCCCGCAAACCGACGCCCTTGCCAGCGGGAGCCCTGGTGCGCATTGGTCCCTATAGTTCTGTTTTTACCCCCGACGAAACCATTGTTCCCCACAATGACAGTGGTAACCTACGTCTCGATGCCATCCACCTCAGTAAAACCACCCCTAAGGGGGCGAAGCTCCTGCAAGATATTTCCCTTTCCATTTTGCCCCGCGAGTTTGTCGCCATTGTCGGTGGCAGTGGTGCTGGTAAATCCACGCTGCTCGATGCCCTCAATGGTTTTCGTCCTGCCACCGAGGGCACGGTACTGGTCAACGGCTATGATCTGTACCGCTACTTTGGAACATACCGCACCCAGATTGGCTATGTGCCTCAGGATGACATTATTCACCGGCAGTTAACTGTGGCTCAAGCCCTAGATTATGCAGCACGACTGCGCCTACCCGCTGATTTTAGCGATCAAGAGCGACAGGAACAGGTGAACCGGGTTCTGGCGGAGTTGGAGTTGACAGCGCAGCGGCATGTCCTTGTCAAGGAACTGAGTGGTGGTCAGCGCAAGCGGGTGTCGATTGGTGTGGAATTGCTCACCCGCCCTAGTTTGTTTTTCTTGGATGAGGCAACCTCTGGCTTGGATCCGGGCACGGAAACCCAAATGATGCGCCTCTTGCGCCAGTTGGCGGATCAGGGGCGAACGATTTTACTCATTACCCATGCCACTAAGAATGTGATGCTCTGCGATTTGGTGGTGTTTTTGGCGCGGGGCGGCCACCTTGCCTATTTTGGGCCACCGGATCAAGCCCTCAGCTATTTTGATGTTCAAGATTTTGATGAAATTTACCTCAAGATTGAGAGCGAAGCTAATCCAGCCCTCTGGCAGCAACGTTATCGCCAGTCTCATCTGTATCAAACCTATGTGGTGGAGCGACAGCGTCCCCTCAATGTGGATACAGGGGCAACGCGCCAGGTCCAACCCCAACGTCAAAAAGCCACGATTCCGCGAGTGGCACCATGGCGGCAGTGGTGGATTCTCATCCAGCGAAACTTGGCCATTTTGCGACAGGATCGGGCGGCCCTTATTCTCATGCTCTCTTTGGCACCAATTTTGGGAGCCTTGGATTTTGTCCTCTGGAAGCCAATGATTCTTGATCCAGATCAGGGGGATGCGGGGCAGGCATTTACGATGGCCTTTGTCACGGTGCTCATTGCCGTGATGGTGGGCAGTTTAACCACAATGCGCGAAATTGTCAAGGAACTGGAGATCTATCGCCGTGAGCGGATGGTGGGGTTGGGGCTGTGGCCCTATATTTTTTCGAAGCTTGGCCCAGCGGCGGTCCTGGCACTATACCAAGCAGCCATTTTCTTGGGGATGAAGTTTTTGGCGATCAACCTGAGCCTGGGAATTGGGGCGATCGCTGGCCTTTACTTGACACTGTTTCTAGTGACCTTTGGCGGCATGGTAATGGGGTTACTGGTTTCTGCCCTCTCCCCCACTCAGACGGTGGCTCCTCTACTCACGATTCTCTTTTTGGTGCCGCAGATTACCTTTGCCGGTGCCATTATTCCCCTCAAGGATCTAGGGCCACTGGGCAATTGGCTCAGCAATGTCACCTTGACCCGCTGGGGCTATGCCAATGTCGTTTCCCTCTTGGGCTTTGGTCAGGATGTGGCTCAAGATCCCTGCTGGCAGCAACCAAAGTCGGTACGGGAGAAGCGAAGTCCTGAAGCTTTGGCTGAGTGTCCCTGCTTTGGCGAGAACCTCTTCCGGCGTTGCCGCTTTCCGGGAGTGCGCAAGGAGTACCACCCCGCTGTGGATGAACCAGAACCCCCCCGACCTGCGGAACCAGGTGATCCACCGGCACTGCCCAAGTCTGTCTTAGAGTTTGATCAGGCCTATCGCGATCGCGTTGAGGAGTACAATCAGCGGGTCAAAAACTATCAGACGGCCATGGAGCGCTGGCAAGACCAATTTGCCCTCTGGAAAGAGCAGCGAGGGCGGGCGATCGCCAGCGGTGAAGCCCTCATTGATCGCTTTTGGAGTCTTCAGGGGCAGACCTTCAAGGCCAATGTTACTGCCAATCACCTGCGCTTAGGGGGCATTATTGCCCTCATGCTGGGACTAGTGGGGGTCTTTCAAAAGCGTCAGGATGTGCTTTAGTCTCGAGCAATAGGGTTACCGTTTCAGCAGCGGATAAGTCCCGAGGCCAGCACCAATGGGCTAGCCACCACCGCCCTTTGAGCCATTTCTCCAACACCGAGCATCCCTGAGGCAAGGCAGAGCTCATACCAAGGGCAAAGCCAACCCCAGATGCCCCAGCAGGGCACAAAAAAATAGCACTTACTAGACAACCCGCTGACCCTGCTAAACCATTTGGCCACCTTCTGGCTCCTCATCTCCTGAGGCTCAAGTATTAGGCTGTTAAGTGGGCAAAGGCTCGGCCCATTGCCCCTAAGGCCATATCAATCTCGGCAGCACTGACAATGAGAGGAGGGACAAAGCGCACCACCTTCGGCCCCGCCGGCACCAGCAATAGCCCCTCAGCAAGGGCGGCTTTGACGACTTCAGCAGCGGTGAGAGGGGTGTCGGGTTGGAGTTCAAGACCGCGGATCAGCCCCCAGCCGCGCACTTCGGCAATAACTTGGGGATAGGCGGCCGCCAGTTCCTGGAGTCCTGTCCGCAGTTGCTGCCCGCGATCGCGCACATTTTCGAGGAGATTCTCTTTTTCAAGGGTCTCACAGACGGTGAGGGCTGCTGCTGTGGCCAAGGGGTTACCGCCAAAGGTACTGGCATGATCCCCCGGCTGAAAGACGGCACAAAACTCCTTGGCAATCATGGCACCAATGGGAACGCCCCCGGCAAGGCCTTTGGCGGCGGTGAAAATATCCGGTTCGACACCGAGGGTTTCATAGCCCCACAGGGACCCCGTGCGACCCATGCCCACTTGCACTTCATCAAAAATCAGGAGAATGCCTTTTTCTGTGCAGAGTTGGCGTACCTGCTCAAAGTAGGCGCGATCGCCGGGGCGGACTCCCCCTTCCCCCTGCAAGGGCTCCAAAAGAATGGCGGCCACTTGCGGTTCCGGTTGATCCAAGGAGGCCACGAGGGCTTCTAGGGCACCTAAGTCGTTGTAGGGCACATAGGCAAAGCCGGGCACCAAGGGGTCAAAGTGTTTTTGGTATTTTGGTTGCCCCGTAGCGGTAATCGTGGCCAGGGTACGTCCGTGGAAGCTGGCCTGTGCTGTAATGATGATCGGGTTAGCAATGTGGCGAACGGTATGGGCATATTTACGGGCCAGTTTAATGGCAGCTTCGTTGGCTTCAGCACCAGAATTGCAGAAAAAGACGCGATCGCCACAGGAGTGAGCCACCAACCACTGCGCCAATGCCCCCTGTTGGGGAATGTAATA encodes:
- a CDS encoding response regulator transcription factor, whose protein sequence is MLMHIEIIESNPHLRSLLGWHLQQVGHIVHLASGCQQGQEVFQLRHPDLVVLDLDLNEGNGLELCRWLHHQSPVLILVLSARENEAEVVTALRAGADDYLAKPFGMQEFLARVEALGRRARPCLPSILNLGELQIDLVQRRVVVRNVPVDLTPQEFSLLYVLTQMGGTPLSRQELLRRAWPESIDNPRTVDTHILSLRKKIEVDPQQPRLIQTVRNVGYRLHLEPLNGRHQQHGNQLRPPRSPRHVLV
- a CDS encoding ABC transporter ATP-binding protein/permease; this translates as MAVPILKLLGADGSQQQIQLGRDRLSIGTDPQSQVILVGEGISRHHALILRTETGYQVADLGSASGTFLNGTKLRPRTPVVLKAGDRLRIGDFEAIFEPDGVTTTELPGTVVMGAASTPILQVATPHWLQEFPLLKEELILGRDPKADITIDHPFVSFHHAKLVRSADHYKIIDLGSKNGLHWRGTTISEHTLAPGDVIHVGESLRLTYLLMPATEVVEQTRPLQLRDRQRVRIGRDPSNDMVLDHPVVSRFHARLYLQEGQWYIVDLDSANGTFVNNRRLDPRKPTPLPAGALVRIGPYSSVFTPDETIVPHNDSGNLRLDAIHLSKTTPKGAKLLQDISLSILPREFVAIVGGSGAGKSTLLDALNGFRPATEGTVLVNGYDLYRYFGTYRTQIGYVPQDDIIHRQLTVAQALDYAARLRLPADFSDQERQEQVNRVLAELELTAQRHVLVKELSGGQRKRVSIGVELLTRPSLFFLDEATSGLDPGTETQMMRLLRQLADQGRTILLITHATKNVMLCDLVVFLARGGHLAYFGPPDQALSYFDVQDFDEIYLKIESEANPALWQQRYRQSHLYQTYVVERQRPLNVDTGATRQVQPQRQKATIPRVAPWRQWWILIQRNLAILRQDRAALILMLSLAPILGALDFVLWKPMILDPDQGDAGQAFTMAFVTVLIAVMVGSLTTMREIVKELEIYRRERMVGLGLWPYIFSKLGPAAVLALYQAAIFLGMKFLAINLSLGIGAIAGLYLTLFLVTFGGMVMGLLVSALSPTQTVAPLLTILFLVPQITFAGAIIPLKDLGPLGNWLSNVTLTRWGYANVVSLLGFGQDVAQDPCWQQPKSVREKRSPEALAECPCFGENLFRRCRFPGVRKEYHPAVDEPEPPRPAEPGDPPALPKSVLEFDQAYRDRVEEYNQRVKNYQTAMERWQDQFALWKEQRGRAIASGEALIDRFWSLQGQTFKANVTANHLRLGGIIALMLGLVGVFQKRQDVL
- a CDS encoding aspartate aminotransferase family protein yields the protein MVAAPSTSFSTEAFDQVVMTTYGRFPITLVRGEGCRVWDDQGRSYLDFVAGIATCTLGHAHPALVETVSRQMQTLHHVSNLYYIPQQGALAQWLVAHSCGDRVFFCNSGAEANEAAIKLARKYAHTVRHIANPIIITAQASFHGRTLATITATGQPKYQKHFDPLVPGFAYVPYNDLGALEALVASLDQPEPQVAAILLEPLQGEGGVRPGDRAYFEQVRQLCTEKGILLIFDEVQVGMGRTGSLWGYETLGVEPDIFTAAKGLAGGVPIGAMIAKEFCAVFQPGDHASTFGGNPLATAAALTVCETLEKENLLENVRDRGQQLRTGLQELAAAYPQVIAEVRGWGLIRGLELQPDTPLTAAEVVKAALAEGLLLVPAGPKVVRFVPPLIVSAAEIDMALGAMGRAFAHLTA